A genomic stretch from Pieris napi chromosome 18, ilPieNapi1.2, whole genome shotgun sequence includes:
- the LOC125058263 gene encoding vesicle transport protein GOT1B, which produces MIEITDTQKIGVGLAGFGMTFLFLGVLLLFDKGLLAIGNILFISGLACVIGLQRTFFFFFQRHKIKASVAFFGGITVVLLGWPVFGMIAEIYGFLLLFRGFLPAAVNFLRMVPVVGSLLSLPIIGGIVDRIAGDNGRNMV; this is translated from the exons ATGATTGAGATAACTGATACACAAA AGATAGGCGTTGGCCTGGCTGGGTTTGGAATGACATTTCTGTTCCTtggagtattattattatttgataaggGGCTTCTGGCTATTGGAAAT attttatttataagtggTCTTGCATGTGTTATTGGACTACAAAGGAcgtttttcttcttcttccaAAGGCATAAGATTAAAGCTTCTGTTGCTTTCTTTGGGGGAATAACAGTTGTTTTGCTGGGATGGCCAGTGTTTGGCATGATTGCTGAAATATACGggtttttattactatttag GGGTTTCCTACCAGCCGCAGTCAACTTCCTCAGAATGGTGCCAGTTGTTGGTTCACTACTTAGCCTACCGATCATAGGAGGG attGTTGACCGGATAGCAGGTGACAACGGCAGAAATATGGTATGA